A genomic region of Gemmata massiliana contains the following coding sequences:
- a CDS encoding endonuclease/exonuclease/phosphatase family protein, translating to MTITRMLMFTAAVALFTAPARAGELYVVSWNVENLFDTVDDPEVDGDEEFTPTAAKKYTEERYKTHLKNLARVLTKMNDGKGPDVLGLCEIENRAVLKDLVKELAPLGRDYRIVHKDSPSDRGIDCAVLYDAKQVKAVFEGFHFVDADKTRDIVEVEFDKDGKRFTVFMNHWPSRGNVPAQRATAAKTLRKRLDALLKLDPAADFIVMGDLNDTPADESVKTHLRAGSSSTGLTDGQLYDTVWPLVNAGKGTYVFDNKWEAIDHIIVSPGLLDDANFRWKADSTEAVAFDFQLFTPANSKMIPRPNRLYTGNTFHDSGVSDHLPLACVLKY from the coding sequence ATGACGATTACCAGGATGTTGATGTTCACTGCGGCCGTGGCCCTGTTCACCGCCCCCGCACGGGCCGGTGAGTTGTACGTCGTCTCGTGGAACGTCGAGAACTTGTTCGACACCGTCGACGATCCGGAGGTGGACGGGGACGAGGAATTCACCCCGACCGCTGCCAAGAAATACACAGAGGAACGGTACAAGACGCACCTGAAGAACCTCGCCCGCGTGCTGACCAAGATGAACGACGGGAAGGGGCCGGACGTTCTCGGGTTGTGTGAGATCGAGAACCGGGCCGTACTCAAGGATCTGGTGAAGGAACTCGCGCCGCTCGGCCGGGACTACCGGATCGTTCACAAGGACTCGCCGAGCGATCGTGGGATCGACTGCGCCGTTCTGTACGACGCCAAACAGGTGAAAGCCGTCTTCGAGGGGTTCCATTTCGTCGACGCGGACAAGACACGCGACATCGTGGAGGTGGAGTTCGATAAGGACGGAAAGCGGTTCACCGTGTTCATGAACCACTGGCCGTCGCGCGGGAACGTACCGGCGCAGCGGGCCACGGCCGCGAAGACGCTGCGGAAGCGCCTTGACGCCTTGCTCAAACTCGACCCCGCGGCCGACTTCATCGTGATGGGTGATCTGAACGACACCCCGGCCGATGAATCCGTCAAAACGCACCTGCGTGCCGGAAGCAGTTCGACCGGTCTGACTGATGGGCAACTCTACGACACCGTCTGGCCCCTCGTGAACGCGGGCAAGGGGACATACGTGTTCGACAACAAGTGGGAGGCGATCGATCACATCATCGTCTCGCCGGGCCTGCTCGACGACGCGAACTTCCGCTGGAAGGCGGACTCCACCGAGGCCGTGGCGTTCGATTTCCAACTGTTCACCCCGGCCAACTCGAAGATGATCCCCCGCCCGAATCGGCTGTACACCGGGAACACGTTCCACGACTCCGGGGTGTCGGACCACCTCCCGCTCGCGTGCGTTCTCAAGTACTGA
- a CDS encoding DUF3616 domain-containing protein yields the protein METVTLVLTAPNGRAVHGTPVNFTGELFSGKPKPQTSVSGVNGAGDFLAIVSDEMKKPTTVQLLKRDGEGFVAAGSVTLPAGDDEVDLEAVGVDRASGTVYVTGSHCATRKVEDGVLGEVKGKKSREQFFRFKLNADGTVGAVEGPKTLTSALDAHPVLGPFRAVASKENGIDIEGLAIKDGRLHFGFRGPVLRGAWVPVLSCTWDNPIGSAQVRYIRLGGRGIRDLTTVDDGFLILAGPVGDGDSTYRIYFWDGTDHLPLGENGTVPELLGEFSNLGAAKPEGLAVLKAEGRTYDVLLLCDGLPKGGPTRWSITRP from the coding sequence GTGGAAACTGTCACACTGGTACTGACCGCCCCGAACGGCCGTGCGGTTCACGGCACGCCCGTGAACTTCACGGGCGAACTGTTCTCCGGCAAGCCGAAGCCCCAAACGTCCGTTAGCGGGGTGAACGGCGCCGGTGATTTTCTCGCGATCGTCTCCGATGAGATGAAGAAGCCGACGACGGTTCAGTTGTTGAAGCGGGACGGAGAGGGGTTCGTGGCGGCCGGATCGGTCACGTTGCCGGCCGGGGACGATGAGGTGGATCTGGAAGCCGTGGGAGTTGACCGGGCGAGTGGCACCGTCTACGTGACCGGGTCACACTGCGCGACGCGGAAAGTGGAAGACGGCGTGCTCGGTGAGGTGAAGGGCAAGAAGTCGCGCGAACAATTCTTCCGTTTCAAACTCAACGCGGACGGCACTGTAGGGGCCGTAGAGGGGCCGAAGACACTCACCTCGGCGCTCGACGCGCACCCCGTATTGGGGCCGTTCCGCGCGGTTGCTAGCAAGGAAAACGGCATCGATATTGAGGGGCTCGCGATCAAGGACGGGCGGCTCCATTTCGGCTTCCGGGGGCCGGTGCTCCGGGGCGCGTGGGTGCCCGTCTTGTCGTGTACCTGGGACAACCCGATCGGCTCGGCGCAGGTGCGCTACATTCGGCTCGGCGGTCGTGGCATTCGGGATCTCACCACGGTGGACGACGGGTTCCTGATTCTGGCCGGACCGGTCGGCGACGGCGACTCCACGTACCGCATTTACTTCTGGGACGGAACCGATCACCTCCCGCTCGGGGAGAACGGCACGGTCCCCGAACTACTCGGGGAGTTCTCGAACTTGGGCGCGGCCAAACCGGAAGGGCTCGCCGTGCTGAAAGCGGAGGGGCGAACCTACGACGTGCTCCTGCTCTGCGACGGGCTACCGAAGGGCGGGCCGACGCGATGGAGCATCACGCGCCCGTGA
- a CDS encoding S8 family serine peptidase: MARKKHSTHPTPSTGPGRAELILVADAAVELRMTAEGVVSRAGADVSGLAEALSGPGITIEPLFGVSEDLIRERALEFPDATGADMATFYHVSAPNEDLEALADQLRGLDGVTGAYVKPPGEPPVAIDLEVLAEMAPSEEEPPATTPNFTARQLYLNAAPGGVDARYAWTLSGGRGAGVNIIDCEWGWRFNHEDLRVNQGGVVIGTGISDDDHGTAVLGEISGDRNGFGIEGICPDARVMAASFATLPTARVIRMAADRLRPGDIMLLEIHRRGPGGSGVGQDGYIAVEWWPDDLAAIRYAVARGVIVVEAAGNGARNLDAAIYNTPGVGFPASWRNPFNPNNPTSGAVLVGAGAPPPGTHGRDHGPDRSRLDFSNYGARVDVQGWGREVTSTGYGNLQGGSDRDRWYTDTFSGTSSASPIVVGVLGCAQGVLRARNRPLLTPAVARTLLRATGSPQQDAPGRPRTQRIGNRPNLRHIISRLVPSAPPSEASAGAAESAPAGAGITIAISSSQVTINVSASGVSVASEPAAAPVAATGYTNGHTPVNRLLQSGADVLPAE, encoded by the coding sequence ATGGCCCGTAAGAAGCACTCGACCCATCCGACCCCGTCCACCGGCCCCGGGCGGGCCGAACTGATCCTCGTGGCCGATGCCGCGGTGGAACTGCGCATGACCGCTGAAGGAGTCGTGTCGCGCGCGGGAGCCGACGTCAGTGGACTCGCGGAAGCTCTGTCCGGCCCGGGCATCACCATCGAACCGCTGTTCGGCGTGTCCGAGGATCTGATCCGGGAACGCGCGCTGGAGTTCCCGGACGCGACCGGCGCGGACATGGCGACCTTCTACCACGTTTCCGCGCCGAACGAGGATCTGGAGGCGCTTGCCGACCAGCTCCGCGGTCTGGACGGAGTGACCGGCGCCTACGTGAAGCCGCCCGGCGAACCGCCCGTTGCGATCGACCTCGAAGTGTTGGCGGAAATGGCCCCTTCGGAAGAGGAACCCCCGGCGACCACTCCGAACTTCACGGCCCGGCAACTCTATTTGAACGCCGCTCCGGGCGGAGTGGACGCGCGGTACGCCTGGACGCTCAGCGGAGGCCGCGGCGCGGGCGTGAACATCATCGACTGCGAGTGGGGCTGGCGGTTCAACCACGAAGACCTGCGCGTGAACCAGGGTGGCGTGGTGATCGGCACCGGCATCTCCGACGACGACCACGGTACCGCGGTGCTCGGCGAGATTAGCGGCGACCGGAACGGGTTCGGAATTGAAGGTATCTGCCCGGACGCGCGGGTGATGGCCGCATCGTTTGCCACGCTGCCGACGGCCCGCGTCATCCGCATGGCGGCCGACCGGCTCCGGCCCGGCGACATCATGCTCTTGGAGATCCACCGGCGCGGGCCGGGCGGCAGTGGGGTCGGCCAGGACGGGTACATTGCCGTCGAGTGGTGGCCCGACGACCTGGCGGCGATTCGCTACGCGGTCGCACGCGGCGTGATCGTGGTTGAGGCCGCCGGGAACGGTGCGCGGAACTTGGACGCGGCCATTTACAACACCCCCGGCGTGGGGTTTCCTGCATCGTGGCGGAACCCGTTCAACCCCAATAACCCGACGTCCGGTGCGGTTCTGGTCGGGGCCGGCGCCCCGCCGCCCGGAACCCACGGGCGCGACCACGGCCCGGACCGCTCGCGCCTCGATTTCTCGAACTACGGGGCGCGCGTCGATGTTCAGGGTTGGGGTCGGGAAGTGACCAGCACCGGGTACGGGAACCTGCAAGGCGGGTCCGACCGCGACCGGTGGTACACGGACACGTTCAGCGGCACGTCGAGCGCGTCGCCCATCGTGGTCGGGGTTCTCGGGTGCGCTCAGGGCGTGCTCCGCGCCCGCAACCGCCCGCTACTCACCCCGGCGGTCGCCCGGACGCTCCTCCGCGCAACGGGTTCACCTCAACAGGACGCACCCGGGCGCCCGCGCACCCAGCGGATCGGCAACCGGCCGAACCTGCGCCACATCATCTCCCGACTGGTCCCGTCCGCACCGCCCTCGGAAGCGAGTGCCGGGGCCGCGGAATCGGCTCCTGCCGGGGCCGGGATCACGATCGCGATCAGCTCGTCGCAGGTGACGATCAACGTCAGTGCCAGTGGGGTATCGGTCGCGAGTGAGCCGGCCGCGGCCCCGGTTGCGGCGACTGGTTACACGAACGGGCACACACCGGTAAACCGCCTGCTCCAGTCGGGCGCTGACGTCCTTCCGGCCGAGTAA
- a CDS encoding DNA/RNA non-specific endonuclease, whose product MSSPSRIFTAVLEDSELMAEVRERSKKALAAHRPILDANEIALAPADYRAAMEGRALPDADAQDYSEAIVLLDGRPSLLVRNDSFEEPELEYWQTRLNPSRAVLESALRSVGRVELTGHTTYEWVGTAWVIGDRLVATNRHVANVFAQGRGQGFVFRPSPLGGSLTARIDFKEEYQTGAIKEVPVTRVLYIAPDEPGQPDMAVLELGTADELPGPVQLAASSRIDGPVAVVGYPAWDSRNGEDAMRNIFRDIYDVKRLAPGYLMPAASATDIQHNCSTLGGNSGSAVLDVQTGAAVGLHFGGRFRTANFAVKAEVIRSVLDRLPASRPGIAVPGGTASEAPTAASLAGREGYRPDFLGTGRRVRLPILSSAQEDDAVSVPGRDDFVLAYTHFSVVMCRSRRLCYFTAVNIDGNQSLNLRRADNWFLDPRIPADTQSGNELYRNNNLDRGHMVRRLDPVWGSPAVAKAANNDTFFYTNSCPQHANLNQRTWNDLEDYILNNTDQRNLKVSVFTGPVLAAADPVYRGTRIPLDYWKVVVMVKTDGKLSATAYMLTQRNLQDDFEAPFVFGPFRTYQVPIARVENATGLSFGNLSDFDPLAGTEAAAPAPARELTTASDLVL is encoded by the coding sequence ATGAGTTCCCCGTCCCGAATATTTACCGCCGTCCTCGAAGACTCTGAACTGATGGCCGAGGTGCGCGAGCGCTCGAAGAAAGCTCTCGCCGCGCACCGCCCGATCCTGGACGCGAACGAGATCGCCCTGGCCCCGGCCGATTACCGGGCCGCTATGGAGGGGCGCGCGCTGCCCGACGCGGACGCGCAGGACTATTCCGAAGCGATCGTCCTGTTGGACGGGCGCCCGTCGCTCCTGGTGCGCAACGACTCGTTCGAGGAACCGGAACTGGAATACTGGCAGACCCGCTTGAACCCGAGCCGGGCGGTGCTGGAATCGGCCCTCCGGTCCGTGGGGCGCGTCGAACTGACCGGGCACACGACCTACGAGTGGGTCGGCACCGCGTGGGTGATCGGCGACCGGTTAGTGGCCACCAACCGCCACGTCGCGAACGTCTTCGCGCAGGGCCGGGGGCAGGGCTTCGTGTTCCGCCCCAGCCCGCTCGGTGGGTCGCTGACCGCTCGCATCGACTTCAAAGAAGAGTACCAAACCGGTGCGATCAAAGAGGTACCGGTCACCCGCGTGTTGTACATCGCCCCGGACGAACCGGGCCAACCGGACATGGCGGTACTGGAACTGGGCACCGCCGACGAGTTGCCCGGACCGGTGCAACTGGCCGCGAGCAGCCGCATTGACGGGCCGGTGGCCGTTGTCGGATACCCGGCGTGGGACTCGCGCAACGGCGAGGACGCGATGCGTAACATCTTCCGCGACATCTACGACGTGAAGCGCCTCGCCCCGGGGTATCTGATGCCCGCCGCGAGCGCGACCGACATTCAGCACAACTGCTCCACCCTCGGCGGGAACTCCGGCTCGGCGGTGCTCGACGTTCAAACCGGGGCCGCGGTCGGGCTGCACTTCGGTGGGCGCTTCCGAACGGCCAACTTCGCCGTGAAAGCGGAAGTCATTCGCTCGGTGTTAGACCGGCTCCCGGCCTCGCGCCCGGGGATCGCGGTGCCGGGGGGAACCGCATCCGAGGCCCCGACCGCGGCGAGCCTCGCCGGGCGCGAGGGGTACCGGCCCGACTTCCTAGGCACCGGGCGCCGCGTGCGGTTACCGATCCTGTCGTCGGCCCAAGAGGACGACGCGGTTTCGGTGCCCGGGCGGGACGATTTCGTGCTCGCGTACACGCACTTCTCGGTCGTGATGTGCCGGTCCCGGCGCCTGTGCTACTTCACCGCCGTCAACATCGACGGGAACCAGTCTCTGAACCTGCGCCGGGCCGATAACTGGTTCCTGGACCCGCGCATCCCGGCCGACACGCAGTCCGGGAACGAACTGTACCGCAACAACAACCTGGACCGCGGGCACATGGTCCGCCGGTTGGACCCGGTGTGGGGATCGCCCGCGGTCGCGAAGGCGGCGAACAATGACACGTTCTTCTACACGAATTCCTGCCCGCAACACGCGAACCTGAACCAGCGCACCTGGAACGACCTGGAAGACTACATCCTGAACAACACCGACCAGCGGAACCTGAAGGTGTCGGTGTTTACGGGACCGGTGCTCGCCGCCGCCGATCCGGTGTACCGCGGCACGCGCATTCCGCTCGACTACTGGAAGGTGGTCGTGATGGTGAAGACCGACGGGAAGCTGTCCGCCACGGCGTACATGCTCACGCAGAGGAACCTCCAGGACGACTTTGAAGCCCCGTTCGTGTTCGGCCCGTTCCGCACGTACCAGGTGCCGATCGCCCGCGTCGAGAACGCGACGGGCCTGTCGTTCGGGAACCTGTCGGACTTCGACCCGCTCGCTGGAACGGAGGCCGCCGCGCCCGCTCCCGCACGGGAACTGACCACCGCGTCCGACCTCGTGTTGTGA
- a CDS encoding S8 family serine peptidase yields the protein MARKRTHRDDHAHAHNDPPAGPGTEAETTGRYLVVLGDECVGHAKHSVDALKKVAGISHVATSDEYEENAVDMAEAASADAVVFTDIGIAVVSAPGDRGALLAAASADDRIPVLSVEPEPIFYATQATAAPPELDYYRGYKAAVDHLYAQMNGHRADLIGEDAPPALADTAQLTWGLQACRVPTSRYSGQGIRVAVLDTGMDLDHPDFLGRRVVNQSFVPGQTAQDGNGHGTHCIGTACGPRVPPGGTRRYGVAYGCDIYVGKVLSNQGSGQGGWILAGMEWAINQQCQVISMSLGNTLATVSNAYETVGRRALDRGCLIVAAAGNHGNRGGATPIGIVGQPANSPSILAVGAVDSALRIAPFSTRSNPVAGGKVDLVGPGVAVFSTVPTPALPPGQPRNPAWPARYHSISGTSMATPHVAGIAALWAQARGLRGAALWNMITRFARPVGIPVIDAGSGLVQAPQ from the coding sequence GTGGCCCGGAAGAGAACACACCGTGACGATCACGCCCACGCGCACAACGACCCGCCCGCCGGTCCCGGGACCGAGGCGGAAACGACCGGGCGCTACCTCGTCGTACTCGGGGACGAGTGCGTGGGGCACGCCAAGCACTCCGTCGACGCGCTGAAAAAAGTGGCCGGGATCAGCCACGTCGCCACGTCCGACGAGTACGAGGAGAACGCGGTGGACATGGCCGAGGCCGCGTCCGCCGATGCCGTGGTGTTCACCGACATCGGGATCGCGGTCGTGTCGGCCCCCGGCGACCGGGGCGCGCTGCTGGCCGCGGCGAGCGCCGACGACCGCATCCCGGTCCTGTCGGTCGAGCCCGAACCGATCTTCTACGCGACCCAGGCGACGGCCGCGCCGCCGGAACTCGACTACTACCGCGGGTACAAGGCCGCGGTCGATCACCTGTACGCGCAAATGAACGGGCACCGCGCGGACCTGATCGGTGAGGACGCGCCGCCCGCGCTCGCCGACACCGCGCAACTCACCTGGGGCCTCCAGGCGTGCCGCGTCCCGACGTCGCGATACAGCGGCCAGGGCATCCGGGTGGCCGTTCTCGACACCGGGATGGACCTCGACCACCCGGACTTCCTCGGCCGGCGCGTCGTGAACCAGTCGTTCGTCCCGGGCCAGACGGCGCAGGACGGGAACGGGCACGGCACCCACTGCATCGGGACCGCGTGCGGCCCCCGAGTTCCGCCCGGCGGGACGCGGCGCTACGGCGTCGCCTACGGGTGCGACATCTACGTCGGCAAGGTTCTGAGCAACCAGGGGTCGGGGCAGGGCGGGTGGATTCTCGCCGGGATGGAGTGGGCGATCAACCAACAGTGCCAGGTGATCTCGATGTCCCTGGGGAACACACTGGCAACCGTCTCGAACGCCTACGAGACGGTCGGTCGGCGCGCCCTCGACCGGGGGTGCCTGATCGTGGCCGCGGCCGGCAATCACGGGAACCGGGGCGGGGCGACGCCGATCGGTATCGTCGGACAGCCCGCGAACAGCCCTTCGATTCTGGCCGTCGGTGCAGTGGACAGCGCGCTCCGGATCGCCCCGTTCTCGACGCGGAGCAACCCGGTCGCGGGCGGGAAAGTGGACCTCGTCGGGCCGGGGGTGGCGGTGTTCTCGACGGTCCCCACGCCGGCGCTGCCGCCCGGTCAGCCGCGCAACCCGGCGTGGCCGGCTCGGTACCACTCGATCTCCGGGACCAGCATGGCGACCCCGCACGTGGCCGGTATCGCCGCGCTGTGGGCACAGGCCCGCGGGCTGCGCGGGGCCGCGCTGTGGAACATGATCACCCGGTTCGCGCGCCCGGTCGGCATCCCCGTCATCGACGCCGGGTCGGGACTCGTTCAAGCCCCCCAGTAA
- a CDS encoding RNA polymerase sigma factor: MTLTIAAPVQAWLDAHRAGAKPPVNDLCSLCEERVRELVQPRLRTFPLVVQDSQTTEVANEALLRLLAALGRDVRPQSTLDLERFLAHIIRRVLLDMNRAIQKRRSQVGALGDAPVAAPEDEDRIETDLMVAFHEYIEALQPDEQALFDVFYYQGKTKLEAAALLGLPPTTVHAHWVKARYRASKKFGRDLTD; the protein is encoded by the coding sequence ATGACTCTCACGATCGCCGCCCCGGTCCAGGCTTGGCTTGATGCGCACCGGGCCGGTGCGAAGCCACCGGTCAACGACCTGTGCTCGTTGTGCGAGGAGCGGGTGCGCGAACTCGTGCAGCCCCGGCTCCGCACGTTCCCGTTGGTGGTTCAGGACTCGCAGACCACCGAGGTCGCGAACGAAGCGCTGCTCCGCCTCCTCGCGGCCCTCGGCCGCGACGTCCGCCCGCAATCGACGCTCGACCTCGAACGGTTCCTGGCGCACATCATCCGCCGCGTGCTGCTCGATATGAACAGGGCGATTCAGAAGCGGAGGAGCCAGGTCGGTGCCCTCGGGGACGCCCCGGTCGCGGCGCCCGAAGACGAGGACCGGATCGAAACGGACCTGATGGTGGCGTTCCACGAGTACATTGAGGCGCTCCAGCCGGACGAGCAGGCGCTCTTCGACGTGTTCTACTACCAGGGCAAAACCAAGCTCGAAGCCGCGGCGCTGCTCGGTTTGCCCCCCACGACCGTACACGCCCACTGGGTCAAAGCCCGGTACCGCGCGAGTAAGAAGTTCGGGCGCGATCTGACCGATTGA
- a CDS encoding WD40 repeat domain-containing serine/threonine protein kinase, with the protein MPHTEITNDFAFVLYAQWEDARAQGSSTSLEEICANHPELLPDVREIARRLVPESVLSCALPGGESVPARESWVPHDWTKIGQGASSLVFRGQDPTFGTTVAFKVLQVRGAVLAPGDGVRLMKRFEQEARILARLKHDGIVRIFKTFDLGGRPVIEMEHLPNGSLATHLEEVRAQGAVGTARFMERVARAVGFAHERGIVHRDLKPSNILLDDAGRPCVSDFGVAKLIHPDAPDGPAGKPGTEPVSAPGTDSSSDTDPEITCLTTLGRQPGTKAYMAPEQFNATFGEIKPETDVWALGVVLYELVTGTRPFTGGNSREWAEAICTGPLPRSRLLPRQRADRLKAIALRCLAREQKNRYPSATAVADALAAVARPVWRKLALATGLLVLTSACVVALTRPEPGTVAVPVHVESPAFEREAREAFQFCADGKVVRGLSAFVSLLPRVPEDRHELRTAIRANIAAWSRACAQVDGLYAHSEPISVVAASNDGRWIAIGDERGGVVLWDATTGRTHVRLGEHSRRVTAAAFSQDGRYFATGSYDGSVRVWPVDGFATAAPKSIPVIAWVFAVAFTPDGKHVVTGTQWDKVDGVRFWDTRTGAESKSAPSLNKFPRFPRAFATAPDGREFVALNKDGSAEVWDLESRRVRGELALGSQSAVRSVTYAPDGKTIATGGESLQFWDAKTGQLKSDEHRGDVAVLGFAANGESVAVQVSGELRAWQPAANCFDPLPVLRPTAPDVQVVSGTHLIGIEAARTVVRFRWPDAGVRSLPIPRTRIATSIQADWDRNCVAVVTNSDGLIKPRPERGGGIDLWDAPSGHRVGRPIWVPGQTIMGMGLGPNRGGLAFQSGSATPERPVPVSVVDTGHDRIDAQLPGHRGVVSCIHYLHTWSTWVTAGEDKCLRIWSPAGELRNTILLPAAATRAHVGPGDRLLAVGCVGGRVVCMGQMPEPTLRWVSEPGPPCDQVTISPDGASVVALGQGGGLRAWAVADGSSIPVLTGTTGVRSIAPDGRGPGWVTCHNDGTVRRWADLSAGAPDWEWLPSDGAPVIATDPTGTALVTATSDGKVQAWSIAARLPLGPPVRHYRQVFAGIWGADRVITLSEKSARIWSPTDVRELPKEADLARWLTAITGVAPNSPRDRK; encoded by the coding sequence ATGCCACACACCGAAATTACCAACGATTTCGCCTTCGTCCTTTACGCCCAGTGGGAGGACGCAAGGGCCCAGGGGAGCAGCACTTCCCTGGAAGAGATCTGCGCCAATCACCCCGAACTCCTGCCGGACGTTCGGGAGATCGCTCGCCGACTCGTACCCGAATCGGTTCTGTCCTGTGCCCTGCCGGGAGGCGAGTCGGTGCCGGCCCGCGAGAGCTGGGTTCCCCACGATTGGACCAAAATCGGCCAGGGGGCGTCGAGCCTCGTGTTCCGCGGGCAAGATCCCACCTTCGGCACAACGGTCGCGTTCAAGGTGCTCCAGGTGCGGGGGGCGGTGCTCGCTCCGGGGGACGGTGTTCGGTTGATGAAGCGGTTCGAGCAGGAGGCCCGGATTCTCGCGCGCCTGAAGCACGACGGGATCGTCCGGATCTTCAAAACGTTCGACCTGGGCGGGCGCCCCGTCATCGAGATGGAGCACCTCCCGAACGGCAGTCTGGCGACGCACTTGGAAGAGGTGCGCGCCCAAGGCGCGGTTGGAACCGCTCGGTTCATGGAGCGCGTCGCGCGGGCGGTCGGGTTCGCCCACGAGCGCGGGATCGTTCACCGCGACCTGAAGCCGAGCAACATCCTGCTCGACGACGCCGGGCGGCCGTGCGTCTCGGACTTCGGGGTCGCCAAACTGATTCACCCGGACGCCCCCGATGGCCCGGCGGGTAAGCCGGGTACCGAGCCAGTAAGTGCTCCGGGTACCGATTCGAGTAGCGACACGGACCCGGAGATTACGTGCCTGACGACCCTCGGGCGCCAGCCCGGGACCAAGGCGTACATGGCCCCAGAACAGTTCAACGCGACCTTCGGTGAGATTAAACCGGAAACGGACGTCTGGGCACTGGGCGTCGTTTTGTACGAGCTCGTCACCGGTACACGCCCCTTCACCGGCGGGAACTCAAGAGAATGGGCCGAAGCGATCTGCACTGGCCCGCTGCCGAGGTCCCGGTTGCTCCCGCGGCAGCGGGCGGATCGACTGAAGGCCATTGCCCTCCGGTGCCTCGCCCGAGAACAGAAAAACCGGTACCCTTCGGCAACCGCCGTCGCGGACGCGCTGGCCGCGGTCGCCCGCCCGGTCTGGCGAAAACTGGCCCTCGCCACCGGGCTTCTGGTCCTTACCTCGGCCTGTGTGGTCGCCCTCACGCGGCCGGAACCGGGTACAGTAGCCGTGCCCGTACACGTCGAGTCGCCCGCTTTTGAACGCGAGGCCCGCGAAGCGTTCCAGTTCTGCGCCGACGGGAAGGTCGTCAGGGGTTTGTCCGCGTTCGTGAGCCTTTTGCCGCGCGTTCCCGAAGACCGGCACGAGTTGCGAACGGCGATCCGGGCCAACATCGCGGCCTGGTCCCGGGCGTGCGCTCAAGTCGACGGGTTGTACGCCCACTCCGAACCGATTTCGGTGGTCGCGGCGAGCAACGACGGGCGGTGGATCGCGATCGGTGACGAGCGCGGCGGTGTCGTGCTCTGGGACGCGACCACGGGTCGCACCCACGTGCGGCTCGGTGAGCACTCCCGACGGGTGACGGCAGCCGCGTTCAGCCAGGACGGGCGCTATTTTGCCACGGGGAGCTACGACGGATCGGTCCGCGTGTGGCCGGTTGACGGGTTCGCGACCGCGGCGCCCAAATCGATCCCGGTTATCGCCTGGGTGTTCGCCGTGGCCTTCACCCCCGACGGAAAGCACGTGGTAACGGGTACCCAGTGGGACAAAGTGGACGGGGTGCGGTTCTGGGACACTCGGACGGGTGCGGAATCGAAATCGGCACCGTCGCTCAATAAATTCCCCCGCTTCCCCCGCGCGTTTGCGACCGCCCCGGACGGGCGCGAGTTCGTGGCACTCAACAAGGACGGTTCGGCCGAAGTGTGGGATCTCGAGAGCCGGCGCGTCCGGGGCGAGTTGGCGCTCGGAAGTCAGTCAGCCGTTCGATCGGTTACCTACGCCCCGGACGGCAAAACGATCGCGACGGGGGGTGAGAGCCTCCAGTTCTGGGACGCCAAAACGGGCCAGTTAAAATCGGACGAGCACCGGGGCGACGTTGCCGTTCTCGGGTTCGCGGCGAACGGAGAGTCCGTTGCGGTCCAGGTATCCGGCGAGTTGCGCGCCTGGCAGCCCGCGGCCAACTGTTTCGATCCGCTGCCGGTACTGCGCCCCACGGCCCCGGACGTCCAAGTCGTTTCGGGTACGCACTTGATTGGGATCGAAGCCGCGCGAACGGTCGTGCGGTTCCGGTGGCCGGACGCCGGGGTTCGCTCGTTACCGATTCCGCGGACGCGTATTGCTACGTCCATCCAGGCCGACTGGGACCGGAACTGTGTTGCCGTAGTTACGAATTCGGACGGGCTCATCAAACCGCGCCCCGAGCGAGGGGGCGGCATCGATCTGTGGGACGCCCCGAGCGGGCACCGGGTCGGGCGCCCGATCTGGGTGCCCGGGCAAACGATCATGGGAATGGGGCTCGGTCCGAATCGGGGGGGCCTCGCGTTTCAGTCCGGCAGCGCCACACCCGAGCGGCCCGTACCGGTGTCGGTTGTCGATACCGGGCACGACCGGATCGACGCGCAACTGCCGGGGCACCGAGGGGTCGTATCTTGCATCCATTACCTCCACACGTGGTCCACATGGGTGACCGCGGGGGAAGACAAGTGCCTCCGAATTTGGTCCCCCGCGGGTGAACTACGGAACACGATTCTCCTCCCGGCCGCCGCGACCCGAGCGCACGTCGGCCCGGGCGACCGATTGCTGGCCGTGGGCTGTGTGGGCGGGCGCGTGGTCTGTATGGGTCAGATGCCCGAACCGACACTGCGGTGGGTCAGCGAGCCCGGCCCACCGTGCGATCAGGTGACGATCTCCCCGGACGGGGCTTCCGTGGTCGCTCTCGGTCAAGGCGGCGGCCTGCGAGCGTGGGCCGTTGCGGACGGGAGTTCGATCCCGGTCCTGACCGGGACCACTGGCGTCCGAAGTATCGCCCCGGATGGTCGCGGACCGGGGTGGGTGACGTGCCACAACGACGGGACCGTTCGGCGCTGGGCGGACCTGAGCGCCGGCGCCCCGGACTGGGAGTGGCTACCGAGCGACGGCGCCCCCGTTATCGCCACCGATCCGACCGGTACAGCGCTGGTTACTGCAACCTCGGACGGAAAAGTCCAGGCGTGGTCGATCGCGGCCCGGCTGCCTCTCGGCCCACCGGTCCGCCACTACCGACAGGTATTCGCGGGCATTTGGGGGGCCGACCGCGTGATTACGCTGAGTGAAAAGTCCGCACGAATTTGGTCGCCCACCGACGTCCGAGAGTTACCGAAAGAAGCCGACCTCGCACGGTGGCTGACCGCGATCACCGGTGTGGCCCCGAACAGCCCCCGCGACCGAAAGTAG